TCAGCGGCCGCCCGCAGCGCTGCCTGCACCACCTCGGGCGTGGGGTCGACCGGCGTGCCGACGGACAGGTCGCACACCCCGTCGGGGTGCGCGCGAGCCGTGGAGGCGTGCGCCGTGAGCTTGTCCCAGGGGAAGTCCGGGAGCCGGCCGGAGACCGGCCCCCTCGCCTGGGACGGGATCACTCGTCGTGCTCCTGCGGGGGCAGCGCGGCGACGAGCTCGTGGTCCTTGTCGATGACGCCCATCTTGGCGGCACCGCCGGGCGAGCCGAGGTCGTCGAAGAAGTGGACGTTGGCGTCGTAGTAGCCCTTCCACTCCTCCGGGGTGTCGTCCTCGTAGAAGATGGCCTCGACCGGGCACACGGGCTCGCAGGCGCCGCAGTCGACGCACTCGTCGGGGTGGATGTAGAGCATCCGCTTGCCCTCGTAGATGCAGTCGACGGGGCACTCATCGACGCACGCGCGGTCCTTGAGGTCGACGCACGGCTGGGCGATGACGTAGGTCACCAGGTCCTCCTGAAGACGGCTGGGCACGGATGGGGAGCGTGTCGCTCCACTCTAGTATCCGGTGGGTGCCGGACATGTCAGAACCCCGTGCAGGCGAGACAGCAGCCGAGACCGCCGTGCGTGGCCACACCCTCGGACCGCACGTCGTCGGGCAGCGGATCGTGGTCCGCCACCTGCTCCCGGACGGCCGCGCGACCGACGTCCTCGGGACCTGTACGGCGTGGGGCGCGGGCACGCTGACGATCGAGCGCGACGGCCCGCACGCCGGCGCCGGCCCGGTCGTCGTCGCGCTGGCCGACGTCGTCACCGGCAAGCCGGTCCCGCCCCGCGCGTCGGTGCGGGCGTGGGTGGGCGCGCGCGAGTGCGAGGAGCGGATCGCCGCCCTGTGGGCCTCCACGACGACGGAGCCGCTCGGGTCGTGGCTGCTGCGCGCCTCCCCTCCG
This genomic stretch from Nocardioides renjunii harbors:
- the fdxA gene encoding ferredoxin, whose amino-acid sequence is MTYVIAQPCVDLKDRACVDECPVDCIYEGKRMLYIHPDECVDCGACEPVCPVEAIFYEDDTPEEWKGYYDANVHFFDDLGSPGGAAKMGVIDKDHELVAALPPQEHDE